The genome window TATATAtagcatagatagatagatagatagatagatatacttcTAATTATGATATACTTCTAATATGAATGATTAATACTGTTTCCAATGCGAAAACTTAACAGCTAAATTTTGTCCGACTAATATACAGAAGATCCCCCCCATCACACTTCTTTTCAGAACCCTGTCTATCTTGTTAAGTTTCATTCTTTCAGATATCActtatcaattacttttttttttaaaaacaccgcCAGCTGCTAGCGCTGCACGTCTAATCGCTCTGGGAGCTTCAGAGGCGCATCCCACAGATTGAAGAATTGGGCAGCACGGTTGAAATTAAAGCCGATCTCTCGGGACGCGATTTGAGCCGATGAGACCCGATCTTATTACCCTCCACTCCCCCAGCCTAGTGCACATGTATGCGGGAGGGAGGGGAGCAATCACCCACAaagctgtatttaattatttaacgaTTTGGTTCGTTTATTTATTGATCGGTTGATTGATTTCAAATTTGGCGCTGGGTCGACGGACAAAATCaagtgcatttctttttttttttttttgcagggataTGCCTCTTATACCTCAAAGGGTTAACCCGAAACAATACAAAACGACCGACTGgtaataaatgaatatatagatcacacacacacacacacacacacacacacacacacactttggaaGCAGAGCGCGTCACAGAATTTAAAGGGGGTTCGTTTCCATTTAGGATGGAATGCGGTGCGTCATCGTTCGCCTGCATTAATATTTTCAGCGCGTCGCCGGATTGACAGGTACTGGGATGAATGGAATCCGCGGATGGTCCCAGTGGGGGCTGGGTTACTGCCCCGCTGGGGTGGGAGGGGGGCAATGCGTTTGCACTGTAGCTCTTAGCTCGCTGCTAACCGCAGGCTAGTTTACAGGCGCAcggcacaggggggggggggaaagttTAGTGGAAACTTGAAAGAGTATTTGAAAGTAGCAACCGAAAAAAAGGGATTTACAAGAAAAACGAACAAGTGTTTTGTTCACCCGATTGCTATtcgctcttcttttttttttttgccaaagaaGGATTTATTGAGGAGAATACGGCTTTGAGTTTTCGcttcttggttttttttgtttgtttgttttgtattaaaacatCCACAGAGGAAGAAAACTAACAGAAAACCTTTACCTTGCTTGAAactgtcaactttttttttcagtcaacaaaacaataaaacaaagacttGTACTCAAACGCGACCCGAATTGCGTTATTCTCCTTGGCTTTATTATGCGGAAAAAAACAGAGCTGGTTTATACAAAACGGCATCAATAATACGATCAGCTATAATCGTTACCTGTCATCTGGCCGGCCGCCAGCGAATTCAGTTTCATCGACTGAGGCAATAAAGcgcatgtgtttttgtgttagcTGCTGTGCCAGACGCACGCTATTGAAAACACGCAAACTTTGGgtgtattaaaacacaaacacaggcgCATCTCCACCGATGCGCCGAGGAAGGCAAGCGGGGCTCTGCAGCAGCTGACACGGTGTCCGCGCTTCAAGGGATAAACtcgcttctttctttttttttttttccgcccCCCTCGCCCCGTCGCTCATTCCCGGATTCATTCTGCCGCGGTGTATCTGTGTTCAGGAGCCGAGTCTCACGATGCATTGCTGCTGGCTGATTCTGAGCTTCTTGCGTCTGTCCTGGGCTGTCGAAGGTGAGTGAAAAGCAACTACAACCCGTACCGATTTAAAGACGCGCATGGGTTTTGTATATAGCCTGCATATTGacagatttaaatataaataagtcCCTGTAAATACCTACACTGTTTTGCTTTCCTGACAAAGGCGTGTTAAACACCCCGGAACGTTGGGAAGAGTCGGTTCTTAAGAACTCTGAAGGGTCGATAACAGATCTGGAGCCCATTTCGTTCTCCACCTGTGAAGCATTTCCCTGTATATGActttatatctctctctctctatatagcatgttctttgttttataacaaatgcACAGGgcatttctttcctgttttttttttgtgttttttctcctgTTCTAAATGAGGGAGGTCGCTTTATCCTCTAAAGGGTTTAATACATACTTCCACATAGTTGTACGTTTGTGTGAAAACCAAGCGCATCGTTTTACTTTCAGATTTCTTAAACCGCTTCTAAAGGCGCTGCAGCGTTAAGGAgctatatattccatatatatatatatatatatatatatatatatatatatatatatatatatatattaaaatatgatatatatagccGATTCTtaatcttatttattatttttctaaagaAAAGGCTTTTGCGCATCAGTTATCTgtctgttccccccccccccccccccccccccccccccctcgagcCGGGGAAAAATAAAATCCTATTAAAACGGAACCGATTTTAAAAGAGGATTTGCATTTATAATTTCTCCATTCCGTGGACTGGTAAATTTAAGAGGGGACCCCAGCGTGTATCAGGGTTGAACTCCCCGAGCTGATAGCTAACGATACACCCCCGTTCCGAAACTAAAACGCGGCCATTTGGAAATGATTATTTTGTTCTAACTGGTTAATTTCGTCTTTCAGTCTCTTATTTCTGTCACTGGCTCCCCGTGTGTCGCGGCGCAGGGACTCTGCCGAGCGTGTCGTATTGTCGCGTTGTAATTGAATTCACCAGATTCTTTCGGACACTTCATCCATTCTGCTTTTCTTAAGTCGCAGATGGGAAAGATAAGTAAGAGGCTGACCCCGTTGCGCTCAAAGGAGATGTTTTTTTAGAAGGGCTTCTATAATTAAAACGAACCACACACAGAGAGTCGCAAATCTGGAGAAGCGGCgtgatttttacttttaaataaaataatagcaagGCAACAGACGTGCTATTGTCGAGTTCAAATAAGTTAATTATTTGATAATACAGTCGCAGTTTTTCCACgcgtgattaaaaaaaataaataaataaaaacgtattGAAGCATCGACTTGCACATGCGCTGGATggattttgtataaaaaaaaagttacaaatgctCTCGGTCTATTCTGGgagttgaaaaaaataattttttattaatatgcGTAATAAGATCATATTACTATGCTAAACATATTGTACCCGTGCGTGGCGAAAAAATAAAATCGATTGACTTCATGGGATCCTGAAAGAATGGAAGCGTTGCGTTGTTGTCCTTTCCAGGCACAATACGGAGCCGAGCTGTGCAGAATGATTCGGGCATCCTTTTGGGCTCGATCTGTACGATTCACCTGGCCAGTTGGAGAACTGTAGATTCATAAGAAAAGCAGCACCGAACCGGGCAGCGCGACGGCGTGGCGAGCCGGTCACAGCGCTGCCAAAGAGCTGGCAGTCTCCGAACTGGGTGCATTGCTAATGAACCTTTTCAGTTCGCTCTCCCTCAattaaacagctttttttaattcaaaccctTTCAGGCAGGAAGAATAACTTGGCACAACAGACAAACTGGAACCTGATTGAACTGTGtgtgcgttttctttttttttttcaatttaaaggtGATGCATAACTTTATTTGCAACGCCTGCTTCCCAGAGCGGTGAAAATACATTCAAGAGCTGCTCTcataaacctgttttaaaatattacatccAGACTGCAATCGTTGCAAAGCAGCCGCGCCGGGGTTTATCTCACCCGGGAAGTTACAgggaaagttgttttttttatgttcagaCTGGCTGGAGATGTGGAATTTCTTTTAATGGCCCGTGGCACGCCAGCTCGCGTGGGGCCCTTGTTAGATTTCATTACGCAATACGCTGCCTGGATGTCTCCAAACGCGCAGTTTGAAACTGAAGTCGGCTCCACAGGCTGAGAAATGAAATATGACTTGGCGCTTTTCGGTTTGCAGGTGGTAATATAAAACGCATAtatactggtgtgtgtgtgtaaagcaatgagaggtctggtgaagcatagggaagcattgtaaagcacagagatgtcatTTGCATCACATTTGAAACGATTTGCTGGGATCCCGCCGGCGTGTTTTCGCCCTGTTCTCGACTCCTTCGCCCGCGCCGTCAGGGTCGTTCTCCCGGCCATTCGCACCAACCCTCGCCCCGAGAGTGAGAATGGGGAAAACCGCCACCTTTTACAGGGAGCAGGTGTTGGGAATGACGGACTCGTGACTACCAGATCCCGGGAGCTCAGTACGCAGGTGTGAgttgttttaatggttttgacAAATACTGACACACGTCATGTCATTTTTTGTTGGCGAAAcacatgttgaaaaataaaaatcttcatagagtccagtgaaagctgctgaataatgttcccttgttaacatattgaattgcaccccctctatatagaatgaactccctcagcttcatagagtccagtgaaagctgctgaataatgttcccttgttaacatattgaattgcaccccctctatatagaatgaactccctcagcttcatagagtccagtgaaagctgctgaataatgttcccttgttaacatattgaattgcaccccctctatatagaatgaactccctcagcttcatagagtccagtgaaagctgctgaataatgttcccttgttaacatattgaattgcaccccctctatatagaatgaactccctcagcttcatagagtccagtgaaagctgctgaataatgttcccttgttaacatattgaattgcaccccctctatatagaatgaactccctcagcttcatagagtccagtgaaagctgctgaataatgttcccttgttaacatattgaattgcaccccctctatatagaatgaactccctcagcttcatagagtccagtgaaagctgctgaataatgttcccttgttctcatattgaattgcaccccctctatatagaatgaactccctcagcttcatagagtccagtgaaagctgctgaataatgttcccttgttctcatattgaattgcaccccctctatatagaatgaactccctcagcttcatagagtccagtgaaagctgctgaataatgttcccttgttaacatattgaattgcaccccctctgtatagaatgaactccctcagcttcatagagtccagtgaaagctgctgaataatgttcccttgttaacatattgaattgcaccccctctatatagaatgaactccctcagcttcatagagtccagtgaaagctgctgaataatgttcccttgttatcatattgaattgcaccccctctatatagaatgaactccctcagcttcatagagtccagtgaaagctgctgaataatgttcccttgttaacatattgaattgcaccccctctatatagaatgaactccctcagcttcatagagtccagtgaaagctgctgaataatgttcccttgttctcatattgaattgcaccccctctatatagaatgaactccctcagcttcatagagtccagtgaaagctgctggataatgttacgctaacacaTTGCATTACACGctgctttttagttttccatagaATGAAAAACTTCTCAATGATAGAATGGTAGGTGACGAGAACCGTTGGGCCCAGCTGTACGCTAGCAGGACTGATCCTGCCTGCTGTGTTTTGGTTTTACTTGTCAGCTCCCTGCTTGTTTACACGTGTTATTTAGAGCTCTCTGGGACTCTGTCAACACACTGTGAGTCAACAACACAGCTTAACGTTTATCCTGTGCGGTTCTCTCCTGACCACAACTGCATTAGAAATCCAAGAACAAATGTGCTTTGAAGATTATATAGTCCAAGCTAAGATATAGTGCATTATTACGAACGACTTCACGCTGGTAACAGAATTAGCCTTTTCTAACCTGCTGTcaattctacatttttttattattattacttttttttttttattaataatcaaaaaacaagttcaattttaaaattgaataaGTATAACTTAATCAAAGTtacaaaaagtttaaattatttataatatatatttagatataaatatataattatatattattatatatgtaggatatgatatatatagatacgataatatatatatatattaaatcgaTAATTAGTCAAGCACATTAATAGCTGGAAATCGACTAAAACAGGTGTGTGTGGTTGCTATGGTTTCCATGACATCAGAGTCCCAGAAGTAGtactccactgtttgttttcaaacatctTCCATTCACAAAGGCGTGGCACTGAAACGTGGTGGGGCCGTCTCTTgcgaccgtgtgtgtgtgtgtgtgcgtgtgcgtgtgcgtgtatataCACAGTGCACGTTGTAGCTGTGTTGGAGATCTTCAAGGTTTTGAAAGCCGGTGTTTCATTCtcgtttagttagtccaataaaaggcatTACCTCTCCTTCTCTTTAGCTAATTAGTAAAATAGTGCTCCCAGCGTGTGTATTACTTTTCACTGAATATGCATAGTGTATCAgttatataatgcacagttcacaacctgtctctgtaaagcactttgtgatggtggtccactatgaaaggcgctagaTATAAAAAGgaaagttattattattgtacgcTGGGAGCGTTGCAAACAGAAGAGAACAGCTAAACTGTTTCACTAGCACTCTGGCTGTGCAGCTGCTGCTATTGATTGTCTCTCTGTGATTGCTACAGACTTGCCCAGAACGTGCACTAACTGGTAGCAGCTGTTGACAGTGGGTGTGTGCATGGCAGCGCTGATAAAAGGGACACTGGATTTATTATTGGATCGTTTGTCAGGCTGCAGAAATAAACTCGCAGCTTGATGGAGACGgattgaagggggggggggggggggggctttcctCCACAATTTGGAGATTAGGCCCACCACCCCTTTCACACTTTTGTTTGTGAGTCACAAAATGCCAGGGTTACCATAGCGACTGTTTTCAGAAGCAGGCCCAGCTGTGGGGTGTGGGAAAAGTCATGTGGCCTGGGATTGATGCAGTTTGCTGGGTAAGATTCACACCGCCAGCCCAGGCTTCTGTCAGCCACCTGGGCCCGCGTGGATGTGGAATGTGTTTTCACAAGCGGAAAAAACAGACGCAGAACAAGACACAGCGAGCTCCTCTCTGAAGAGAACAGACCAAACACCAGGCTTCTCTCTAAAGAGAACAGACCAAACACTGAATAGACGAGAGAGCCAAGCCTAGTCATTCTCCCAGCTCACCCTTCGCTGCTTCCTCCTGGTCATTTTGCACATTTAGTTCTGTTTAATTACTGCAAAGAATCAGAACAGATATTGATTTTTGACTATtgattgtttttcaaattgaCGCCCTGGTTTGAGATTTATTTCtctgtctatataaaaaaaaattaacaaatacactTTTCAATAATCTTGACTAATAACTAAACTGGTAAACATAAGTGTATCAAAttccataaataaatacagtttctgatttatttattttttttatttggtatttaatgGGTTCCTGTGATTGAGTACGTCTGAGTTTTGGGGCTGTgattacagattaaaaaaaaaaacacattctatcTTCTAAACAGAGGCAAGCTGACGTGACTGTCCTGCAGCAGCCTGGCTGGAAATGTTTTGAATCCTTATTTTGCGTTTTCCCCGCAGAAACGCTCATGAACACCAAACTGGAAACGGCGGACCTCAAATGGACAACGTTCCCTAAAACGGATCCACAGGTACGTACGAACTCTGGGGACGGGACAGAGTGGGGGCATTTGATTTTCGGGAGGACTTTTTCGACTTTTTCGTCGTACTGAATTGACAGAAGTTACAGTAGCCGCAGGATGTGTGTTAGTGATATAGTCATTTCGTTGGGTGAAGTCATTTCAAATTACACTTGTACGCTGTCTGAAAtaatctccctctctctctctctctctctctctctctctctctctctctgtttctccctTTCCTTCTATATCTCCCTATCTCCCcatctatctccctctctctccctgtccttCTGCTTCTCCCTCTATCTCCCCATCtatctccctctctttctctctgtccttCTCCTTCTGTCTCTATCTCCCCATCTATCTTCCTCTCCCCCTGTCCTTCTCCATCTccctctatctccctctctctctccccgtccttctccctctctctctctcttcttctcccAGTGGGAGGAGGTGAGCGGTCTGGACGAGGAATCCAACAGCGTCCGCACTTATGAGATCTGCAACCCCAGTGAAGCCAGCTGGCTCCGGACCACCCTGATCCCTCGCCGGGGGGCCACCCGCGTCTACGTGGAGATCAAGTTCACGATGATGGAGTGCTCCTCCATCCCGCACAGCACCCGTGGCTGCAAGGAGACCTTCAACCTCTTCTACTTCCAGGCGGACAGCGACATCGCCACGGCCCACTCCCCGGCCTGGATGGAGAACCCGTACACGAAAGTGGACACTGTGGCCGCTGACCACCTCCTCCGCAAAGGGACCTCCGGGAAATTCAACACCAAGACCCTCAGCCTGGGCCCGCTGTCCAAAGCGGGATTCTACTTGGCTTTCCAAGCCCAGGGCTCCTGCATGGCTCTCCTGTCGGTGAGAGTCTTTTACAAGAAGTGCCCGCCGCTCACCGTCAACTTCACGAGCTTCGAGGAGACGGTGCCGCGGAGCCTGGTGGAGGAGGCGGCGGGGCGGTGCGTGCCCAACGCCCGCAGGTCCTCGCCGGCGCCCCCTAGGATGTTTTGCGGGCAGGACGGGCATTGGGTGGAGCAGGTGACGTCAGACTGCGCCTGCGATGAAGGTTATGAGCCAGCGGAGGGGAACAGCAAGTGCAGAGGTGGGTGTCTTGATTCAATGTTGCTCTTTTCAGCTATAAGGGAAATTTCGCATCACCCTGCAGACTGAACTAGacttgcttcatgaagtcgaatgaaacctgccgaataatgtcgtgttaacatattgcattaaaCACCAGCGCTGAGGAATTATCTCGCTGAAGGAAAAAAAGTGGACAATGGAAACCGTGCCAAGCAGATTTTCGGCTGGCGTCTTCATCAGGGTGCACTAAAGACAgcatgcactaaaaaaaaaagcaaaaactaaaaaaaacgtttgtctgcttgacttttttggTGTTATTGCTTTTACCTTAGAATTTTTGGGTTTTGTAGTTATGGGAAATGcaggttatttactgtaaatgaatTTGAGAGTGTGGGTTTCTTTCTTCTCTGCAGTGTCTTTcattcgctctctctctctttctctctggttttgtttttacaacgtGCATCATCAGAATTTCTTTTATGACCACataatttgttttttgctttgtgaCCAAGCCCAGTTAAAACGTCTTCCAGACTCTGCTAATCTGTTTGGCTGGTTGTAGAGGAGGAGAAATTTCTGTTTCCAGGGAAATCAAGTCCCCTGCATGCACGCAGTGTCACGCATCTGTGTGTATTAAGAACACACACACCTACTGTATGtagagtgtatatatatacttgaaTCCAGCAACTCACTAAAATACCAATTAAAACATTCATTATCTCAATAGAGACAGGTCCTTTCTAGTCTGGTTTCTCAGCTGTGTATACAAGTCTGATAAGGACTTTTCCAAGTACTTAAGAGGGCCGGCCCGACTAGAAAGTGGGGAGGCATGGGGTTGTACCATTCTGCAGAACAGATATATTTTTAAGACATGTGCCTGGAGGACCTGGTCACTGAACTGAGATGACATCTGAGCTGGGACATTCTGTTCCGACTCAGAACTGAAACTGGAATATTCTAAGAGACCTTAAATTTTGCGATTTTTGTTTTGCTCAGCTGCTTTTCGTTTGAAGGCACAATTAGCGGACAGGGGCGTTTAGAAAGAGGTTGAGAGGAATACAGCCTGCGGTTCCAGCCGTACTGACCGCTCGTAAGCCTCGATGGCTGGGCATTGCAGTGTTGGGCTGGTTTACCTTGCAGAGCGGTAATAGCTAGCCTCCAGGGCAGACTTGTCCTGGCTCTTGGGAATAGGGATGGTGAATGTTGGGCATGTCAGGGAAGGGGATGGGATTAGTTTGCAAGTCCTCACAGGCTGCTAGATAGAAAAACACAGGCTTCCAACCGAGACAACTCccatacaacaaaacacagagtcacaGCGGTAATGCCTGCACTGTCTATCTCTTCCCCTGGGTTATTGTGAAGCTGTTTCTACTGCAGGTCACTCTTGTTTTTAGTACAGTAGTGTTAGTGCCGGTGCTAGTCAAACAACTGCCGCTTTGGCAATTTGTCTTCCCAGCTGGTACTGATTAACACTCTTGCTAACCTTTTACAAAAGGACACCAAAAGGCTCTGTCGCTTTTCGGAGTGATTGACAGGCCAGAGGTCAAGCCTCTGGTCACATTCCGGCAGATTCAAAGATTCCGGAAccggagagggagggaggcaagaaaaaaaaaaaaacagagaacaaacacaacacaatccCTTCCTGCTGGGGCTTTTCAAGTTTGGATAGCTTGGAGATCCCCCCCGTGGCTATGAGCTACAAATCCATGCAAATGTGTGATGTATTTTATCGTGGCTGTTTCTCTCCGTTGTCTAGGTTGTCCTGTGGGCACTTTCAAAGCCACCCATGGCCCGGGGTCCTGCCAGGCTTGCcctgtgaacagccaatcagcttccgaGGGGTCCAGGGTGTGCTCCTGCCGCAATGGGTACTACCGTGCCAGGACAGACCCCGCCCACACGCCCTGCACCAGTAAGTACCGCCCAACCCCTGCCAGACCCCCTCACGACAACGCTTCCTTGCTGACCTTGCCGCATTACAAACGCTGGGGGTGTAGATCGTGCTTACCCCGTGCGTCAGAGTGCAAGTGTTTACTGAAAGCACTTCAAGGTGTGAGACTTTTCAATTGGGAAAATGTTTGACCGCTTTGTTAAATTAAGCAGCTTGTAAAAAAAGCCTCCTGCATTTTTCGCCACTTCCAGCTCTGTGTTCCTTCTCtctgctgttttttaaatgaatttcatgCGTGACTTATTTTAAACCCCTCAATTAAATGAGACGCTAGATTTGCCTAAATATTTCCAGATATAGCggtttgatttcatacgcacAGCAAATCGGCACTAGAGaaacaatggggtgttctaatacatttgcacactgctgtgtgtgtgtgtgtgtgtgtcaaggtTAGGTATTTCTGGAGACTGCTGTTTCTCAAAGCCCcgccctccctctcctcccctctcgcTCAGCCCCTCCTTCAGCCCCCCGGAGTATTGTGACCCGCATCAATGACACCTTGGTCACTCTGGAGTGGAGCCAGCCTCTGGACATGGGGGGTCGTTCCGACGTCTCCTACAACATCGTCTGCCGCAAGTGCAAGGATCCGCCGACGAAGGGGGCCTGCGAGAACTGCGAGGAGAGCGTCTCCTTCCGGCCCCTGCAGCGGGCGCTGTCCCAGCGCAGGGTGGACGTCTGGGGGCTGTCCCCCTACACCACCTACACGTTCGAGATCCAGGCGGTCAACGGCGTGTCCGAGCTGAGCAGCTCCCCGCCGCAGTCCGAGGTGGTCAACGTCACGACCAACAGGGACGGTGAGCGTATCAGGGTGCGGGAGCAGGCCGGTATGTCCAAGGCCGGGTTTACAACAGGAGAAGGGACAGCTAAACACCAGGGTATCATTCTCGATCTTTTCAAGTGGTTcagctgattttaaaatgtgtatttccaAAGTGTCTTGtgcaaagacatttcagagggctgtgtctcatcaatatcagggtctagcgctgtatattataaagacatttcagagggctggatctcatcaatatcagggtctagtgctgtatattataaagacatttcagagggctgtgtctcatcaatatcaggttctagcgctgtatattataaagacatttcagagggctggatctcatcaatatcagggtctagcgctgtatattataaagacatttcagagggctggatctcatcaatatcagggtctagtgctgtatattataaagacatttcagagggctggatctcatcaatatcagggtctagtgctgtatattataaagacatttcagagggctgtgtctcatcaatatcaggttctagtgctgtatattataaagacatttcagagggctgggtctcatcaatatcagggtctagtgctgtaaattataaagacatttcagagggctgtgtctcatcaatatcagggtctagtgctgtatattataaagacatttcagagggctgggtctcatcaatatcagggtctagtgctgtaaattataaagacatttcagagggctgtgtctcgtcaatatcagggtctagcgctgtatattataaagacatttcagagggctgggtctcatcagtACCAGGGTCTGCTATATATTATTCATGCTATATATTGTACAAATCAATGACTGGTGAATGAAAAGTGTATTTTCTTAAACGGTCACAAAGTACCTTTCAAAATCAAATTGATAACCCTACCAAACAGTTCAGCACTAACGTTCTGGCACATTATTCAACCCCAGTGAAAGTCACCAAACCCCAATACACAATGAAGGTAAATTAATAACAGTTTTGGCATAAGAACGTGAGCAGATTTTAAAGTTCTTCCGCGCGCGACAGAAGCAGCGATCGAGAGGGTCTTCCTATTCCACGCAGCCATCGGCTGACCGCCAGGGGTTTTCTGCTGTTTCAGTTCCGGTTCCCGTGACCAGGATCCAGGAGAAAGAAGTGACCGGGAGCAGTCTGACCCTTTACTGGCCAGTGCCTTCTCAAGCCAACTACCAGATTCTGGACTATCAAGTCAAGTACTTCGAGAAGGTGAGGAGACTAGTGGAGCTGACCGCACGTTGTGCATTGACCTCACTGTAGAATGATTCAAAACTGGGTAACaagcaccaaacacacacacacacacacacacacacacacacacacacacacacacacacacacacacacagagcgagtcagtggctgagctgggatttgaacctcctggtatcaagaccccctttctttaaccactggacccccaAACTCAACCATTTTCTCTCCCCGCACCCCCTGCTGTTTAGGACCAAGGGGAAGCAGGTGCCGTCCATCTCAAAACCAACACCAACTCCATCATTATCAACGAGCTGAAGCGAGGCACGATCTACGTGGTGAAAGTGAGGGCCAGGACCATGGCTGGCTATGGCAGCTTCAGCCAGGATATCTCCTTCCGCACCCAGCCTGATGGTAAGGAAAGGGCCAGGCTCCGGGGGTT of Polyodon spathula isolate WHYD16114869_AA chromosome 48, ASM1765450v1, whole genome shotgun sequence contains these proteins:
- the ephb4a gene encoding ephrin type-B receptor 4a isoform X2; translation: MNTKLETADLKWTTFPKTDPQWEEVSGLDEESNSVRTYEICNPSEASWLRTTLIPRRGATRVYVEIKFTMMECSSIPHSTRGCKETFNLFYFQADSDIATAHSPAWMENPYTKVDTVAADHLLRKGTSGKFNTKTLSLGPLSKAGFYLAFQAQGSCMALLSVRVFYKKCPPLTVNFTSFEETVPRSLVEEAAGRCVPNARRSSPAPPRMFCGQDGHWVEQVTSDCACDEGYEPAEGNSKCRGCPVGTFKATHGPGSCQACPVNSQSASEGSRVCSCRNGYYRARTDPAHTPCTTPPSAPRSIVTRINDTLVTLEWSQPLDMGGRSDVSYNIVCRKCKDPPTKGACENCEESVSFRPLQRALSQRRVDVWGLSPYTTYTFEIQAVNGVSELSSSPPQSEVVNVTTNRDVPVPVTRIQEKEVTGSSLTLYWPVPSQANYQILDYQVKYFEKDQGEAGAVHLKTNTNSIIINELKRGTIYVVKVRARTMAGYGSFSQDISFRTQPDEPTNKDQQIALIASTVAVGVLVVAIVIIVAVVCIRKHGNSKDPEYSDKHGQYLIGHGMKVYIDPFTYEDPNEAVREFAKEIDVSCVKIEEVIGAGEFGEVCRGCLKIVGKKENYVAIKTLKGGYTEKQRRDFLSEASIMGQFDHPNIIRLEGVITNSCPVMIITEFMENGALDSFLRLNDGQFTPIQLVGMLRGIASGMKYLSEMSYVHRDLAARNILVNSNLVCKVSDFGLSRFLEENSSDPTYTSSLGGKIPIRWTAPEAIAFRKFTSSSDVWSYGIVMWEVMSFGERPYWDMSNQDVINAIEQDYRLPPPPDCPNSLHQLMLDCWQKERNTRPRFAQIVSSLDKLIRNPASLKILAREAVEPSHPLLDQRLPPFSSFVSVGEWLRAIKMGRYEESFVQAGFSNFDLVSQLSTEDLLRIGVTLAGHQKKILSSIHNMRAQLKTPQPARF
- the ephb4a gene encoding ephrin type-B receptor 4a isoform X1 encodes the protein MHCCWLILSFLRLSWAVEETLMNTKLETADLKWTTFPKTDPQWEEVSGLDEESNSVRTYEICNPSEASWLRTTLIPRRGATRVYVEIKFTMMECSSIPHSTRGCKETFNLFYFQADSDIATAHSPAWMENPYTKVDTVAADHLLRKGTSGKFNTKTLSLGPLSKAGFYLAFQAQGSCMALLSVRVFYKKCPPLTVNFTSFEETVPRSLVEEAAGRCVPNARRSSPAPPRMFCGQDGHWVEQVTSDCACDEGYEPAEGNSKCRGCPVGTFKATHGPGSCQACPVNSQSASEGSRVCSCRNGYYRARTDPAHTPCTTPPSAPRSIVTRINDTLVTLEWSQPLDMGGRSDVSYNIVCRKCKDPPTKGACENCEESVSFRPLQRALSQRRVDVWGLSPYTTYTFEIQAVNGVSELSSSPPQSEVVNVTTNRDVPVPVTRIQEKEVTGSSLTLYWPVPSQANYQILDYQVKYFEKDQGEAGAVHLKTNTNSIIINELKRGTIYVVKVRARTMAGYGSFSQDISFRTQPDEPTNKDQQIALIASTVAVGVLVVAIVIIVAVVCIRKHGNSKDPEYSDKHGQYLIGHGMKVYIDPFTYEDPNEAVREFAKEIDVSCVKIEEVIGAGEFGEVCRGCLKIVGKKENYVAIKTLKGGYTEKQRRDFLSEASIMGQFDHPNIIRLEGVITNSCPVMIITEFMENGALDSFLRLNDGQFTPIQLVGMLRGIASGMKYLSEMSYVHRDLAARNILVNSNLVCKVSDFGLSRFLEENSSDPTYTSSLGGKIPIRWTAPEAIAFRKFTSSSDVWSYGIVMWEVMSFGERPYWDMSNQDVINAIEQDYRLPPPPDCPNSLHQLMLDCWQKERNTRPRFAQIVSSLDKLIRNPASLKILAREAVEPSHPLLDQRLPPFSSFVSVGEWLRAIKMGRYEESFVQAGFSNFDLVSQLSTEDLLRIGVTLAGHQKKILSSIHNMRAQLKTPQPARF